In a genomic window of Streptomyces sp. NBC_01231:
- a CDS encoding sugar ABC transporter permease, whose protein sequence is MTAETTTNSPEAAAVPPPGAASAAKRTPQGHRRLLTRRDRITLGLMAGVPTILHVALVWVTALASIALAFTTWDGIGFDSIKWVGLQNFRDLFTSNPQFWPAVQHNVIWFVVLILIPTPLGLFLAVQLDKKIRFSRVYQTALFLPVVVSLAVTGFVWQLIYNPDTGLINSLIGANKPGHYIDWIGDPHLNLWAILVAACWRHTGYMMILYLAGLKGVDPSLREASSLDGANEWQTFKNVIFPTLRPTNTVVLVVTIIEALRAFDLVFVFNKGAQGTELLSILVTNNIIGESSRIGYGSAIAVVLLVISLAVIIPYLIATFRKERRA, encoded by the coding sequence ATGACTGCTGAGACGACCACGAACAGCCCGGAGGCGGCCGCCGTGCCCCCTCCGGGCGCCGCGTCCGCCGCCAAGCGGACCCCGCAGGGCCACCGGCGCCTGCTCACCCGCCGCGACCGCATCACGCTGGGCCTGATGGCCGGCGTGCCCACGATCCTGCACGTGGCCCTGGTCTGGGTCACCGCGCTGGCCTCCATCGCGCTGGCCTTCACCACCTGGGACGGCATCGGCTTCGACTCCATCAAGTGGGTCGGGCTGCAGAACTTCCGTGACCTGTTCACGAGCAACCCGCAGTTCTGGCCCGCCGTCCAGCACAACGTCATCTGGTTCGTCGTGCTCATCCTGATCCCGACCCCGCTCGGGCTGTTCCTGGCCGTGCAGCTCGACAAGAAGATCCGGTTCAGCCGCGTCTACCAGACCGCGCTGTTCCTGCCGGTCGTCGTCTCGCTCGCGGTCACCGGCTTCGTCTGGCAGCTGATCTACAACCCCGACACCGGCCTGATCAACAGCCTCATCGGCGCCAACAAACCCGGCCACTACATCGACTGGATCGGCGACCCCCACCTCAACCTGTGGGCCATCCTCGTCGCCGCCTGCTGGCGCCACACCGGCTACATGATGATCCTCTACCTGGCCGGCCTCAAGGGCGTCGACCCGTCCCTGCGCGAGGCCTCCTCGCTGGACGGTGCCAACGAGTGGCAGACGTTCAAGAACGTCATCTTCCCCACCCTGCGCCCCACCAACACCGTCGTCCTGGTCGTCACGATCATCGAGGCGCTGCGCGCCTTCGACCTCGTGTTCGTCTTCAACAAGGGCGCCCAGGGCACCGAACTGCTGTCGATCCTGGTCACCAACAACATCATCGGCGAGTCCAGCCGGATCGGATACGGCTCCGCGATCGCCGTCGTGCTGCTGGTCATCTCCCTCGCCGTGATCATCCCGTACCTGATCGCGACCTTCCGCAAGGAGCGGCGAGCATGA
- a CDS encoding ABC transporter substrate-binding protein, whose product MPDLAPSGLSLSSPSRRALLRGVGGAAVLGAGIPLLSACGGSGTASDSKSVTLGSNSSDAVPKKAFAEIYAAFQKQSGITVDVNTKDHNTFQEQINSYLQGTPDDVFTWFAGYRMQFFAAKNLATPIDDVWSKIGGNFPDAMKKLSKGADGKYYFVPLYTYPWALFYRKSVFEQHGYTVPTTWDQLVALCKQMKKDGLVPIAFGDKDAWPAMGTFDQINFRTNGYDFHVDLMAGKAAWTDAKVRKVFDHWTELLPYHQDGAVGRTWQDAAQTLVAKKAGMYLLGTFVGQQFTNKADADDLDFFAFPEIDPAYGQDTVEAPTDGYMLSKAPKNKAAAAKLLEYLGTPAAEQIYLKADSSVVAASSKADTSSYTALQKKAYEMISGAKSLTQFMDRDSRPDFTSTVMQPALQNFVRNPKNIDSILSSVERQKKQIFASA is encoded by the coding sequence ATGCCCGACCTCGCCCCCTCCGGCCTCTCCCTCTCCTCACCGAGCCGTCGCGCCCTGCTGCGCGGCGTCGGCGGTGCCGCCGTCCTCGGCGCCGGGATACCCCTGCTGAGCGCCTGCGGCGGCAGCGGCACGGCCTCCGACTCGAAGAGCGTCACCCTCGGCTCCAACTCCTCGGACGCCGTCCCGAAGAAGGCGTTCGCCGAGATCTACGCGGCCTTCCAGAAGCAGTCCGGCATCACGGTCGACGTGAACACCAAGGACCACAACACCTTCCAGGAGCAGATCAACTCCTATCTGCAGGGCACGCCGGACGACGTGTTCACCTGGTTCGCCGGCTACCGCATGCAGTTCTTCGCGGCGAAGAATCTCGCCACCCCGATCGACGACGTGTGGTCCAAGATCGGCGGGAACTTCCCCGACGCGATGAAGAAGCTCAGCAAGGGCGCGGACGGCAAGTACTACTTCGTGCCGCTGTACACGTACCCGTGGGCGCTGTTCTACCGCAAGAGCGTCTTCGAGCAGCACGGCTACACCGTCCCCACCACGTGGGACCAGCTGGTGGCCCTGTGCAAGCAGATGAAGAAGGACGGCCTCGTCCCGATCGCGTTCGGCGACAAGGATGCCTGGCCGGCGATGGGCACCTTCGACCAGATCAACTTCCGCACCAACGGCTACGACTTCCACGTGGACCTGATGGCGGGCAAGGCGGCCTGGACCGACGCCAAGGTCCGCAAGGTCTTCGACCACTGGACGGAGCTGCTCCCCTACCACCAGGACGGCGCGGTCGGCCGGACCTGGCAGGACGCGGCGCAGACCCTGGTGGCGAAGAAGGCGGGCATGTACCTGCTGGGCACCTTCGTGGGGCAGCAGTTCACCAACAAGGCCGACGCGGACGACCTGGACTTCTTCGCCTTCCCGGAGATCGACCCGGCCTACGGGCAGGACACCGTCGAGGCGCCGACCGACGGGTACATGCTCTCCAAGGCCCCGAAGAACAAGGCCGCCGCGGCGAAGCTGCTGGAGTACCTGGGCACGCCCGCGGCGGAGCAGATCTACCTCAAGGCGGACTCGAGTGTGGTGGCCGCCTCCAGCAAGGCCGACACCTCCTCGTACACGGCCCTGCAGAAGAAGGCGTACGAGATGATCTCGGGTGCCAAGAGCCTGACGCAGTTCATGGACCGCGACTCCCGGCCGGACTTCACCTCGACGGTGATGCAGCCCGCGCTGCAGAACTTCGTCCGCAACCCCAAGAACATCGACAGCATCCTGTCGTCGGTCGAACGTCAGAAGAAGCAGATCTTCGCGTCTGCCTGA
- a CDS encoding fused MFS/spermidine synthase encodes MGKSRKPRRTGAVVEALVETVDGGLAELIPDRDRSRAWTLLIDGAPQSHVDLDDPAYLSFEYQRRLGHVIDLVAPPGRPVHAVHLGGGAFTLARYVAATRPRSTQQVVERDAPLVQLVRRELPLAPTARIRVRSTDAREGLAKVPDGWADLVIADVFSGARTPAHLTSTEFLGEVRRALKPGGWYAANLADGPPLAHLRGQIATAAACFPELALVADPTVLRGKRFGNAVLVACDHPLPLAEITRRAASDPHPGRVEHGKTLTDFAGGALPVTDAAAVASPAPPPSAFR; translated from the coding sequence ATGGGAAAGTCCAGGAAGCCCCGGCGCACCGGCGCCGTCGTCGAGGCGCTCGTCGAGACCGTCGACGGCGGGCTCGCCGAACTCATCCCCGACCGGGACCGGTCGCGGGCCTGGACGCTGCTCATCGACGGAGCGCCGCAGTCGCATGTCGACCTGGACGATCCGGCGTATCTGTCCTTCGAGTACCAGCGACGGCTCGGGCACGTCATCGACCTGGTCGCCCCGCCCGGCCGCCCCGTGCACGCGGTACATCTCGGCGGTGGTGCGTTCACCCTGGCCCGGTATGTCGCCGCCACCCGCCCCCGCTCCACTCAGCAGGTCGTCGAGCGCGACGCGCCCCTGGTGCAACTGGTCCGCCGGGAGTTGCCCCTGGCGCCCACCGCGCGCATCCGGGTCAGGTCCACGGACGCCCGCGAAGGCCTTGCCAAGGTGCCCGACGGCTGGGCCGACCTCGTCATCGCCGATGTGTTCAGCGGGGCCCGCACCCCGGCCCACCTCACCTCGACCGAGTTCCTCGGCGAGGTCCGCCGGGCGCTGAAGCCGGGCGGCTGGTACGCCGCGAATCTCGCCGACGGTCCGCCGCTGGCCCATCTGCGCGGCCAGATCGCCACCGCGGCGGCGTGTTTCCCGGAGCTCGCGCTGGTCGCCGACCCGACGGTCCTGCGCGGCAAACGCTTCGGCAACGCGGTTCTGGTCGCCTGTGACCACCCGCTCCCGCTCGCCGAAATCACCCGCCGCGCCGCCTCGGACCCGCACCCCGGGCGGGTCGAACACGGCAAGACGCTCACCGACTTCGCGGGCGGGGCACTGCCGGTGACGGACGCGGCGGCCGTGGCGTCGCCCGCGCCACCGCCGTCCGCCTTCCGTTGA
- a CDS encoding histidine phosphatase family protein, with protein sequence MAPRILLARHGQTQWSLSGKHTGRTDVPLLEDGRRGAKLLGERLHRAPFDGLDGVEVRTSPLVRARETCALAGFGERASSWDTLMEWDYGAYEGMTPQEIQALRPGWLIWRDGVPEGEPLAEVTARADEVVGWAREADRDVLVFAHGHILRSIGARWLGLPLDFAARIRLNPTSLSVLGWAYGEPAIESWNDLGHLF encoded by the coding sequence ATGGCACCGCGCATCCTGCTGGCCCGGCACGGACAGACGCAGTGGTCGCTGTCCGGCAAGCACACCGGCAGGACCGATGTGCCGCTCCTGGAGGACGGCCGGCGCGGCGCCAAGCTGCTCGGGGAGCGCCTGCACCGGGCGCCGTTCGACGGTCTCGACGGGGTCGAGGTGCGCACCAGCCCGCTGGTGCGGGCGCGTGAGACCTGCGCACTCGCCGGCTTCGGGGAGCGGGCGAGCAGTTGGGACACGCTCATGGAGTGGGACTACGGCGCCTACGAGGGCATGACCCCGCAGGAGATCCAGGCCCTGCGGCCCGGCTGGCTCATCTGGCGTGACGGCGTACCGGAGGGCGAGCCGCTCGCGGAGGTGACGGCCCGCGCGGACGAGGTGGTCGGGTGGGCCCGGGAGGCGGACCGGGACGTGCTGGTGTTCGCGCACGGGCACATACTGCGGTCCATCGGCGCACGCTGGCTCGGTCTGCCGCTGGACTTCGCGGCGCGGATCCGGCTGAACCCGACGTCGCTGTCGGTGCTCGGCTGGGCGTACGGCGAACCGGCCATCGAGAGCTGGAACGACCTGGGGCACCTTTTCTGA
- a CDS encoding phosphatase PAP2 family protein, producing MPQTVTPGIEAVPDTRLRWWTELPLIFLVYACYTAGRLLARSDVAGAVDHGLTILRIEKVLRINAEHPLNRLFTSEAWLGVPADFWYASLHYVVTPAVLVWLFRTHAVRYRAARTWLMTSTFIGLIGFTLLPTCPPRLLAESYGFVDTMAQYSSYGWWGGEASAPRGMGGMTNQYAAMPSLHVGWALWCGLMLWRHGRTRTAKTAGVVYPLVTTIVVMGTANHYFLDAVAGAAVMGVGLLLAPHVTRVAERAGTRLRARFPVVAGDAPGTHASIVSAGCQTSAGEHIPRQRDSRFAGGAEPSASPTDAGDGAPAAAR from the coding sequence ATGCCGCAGACCGTGACACCAGGCATCGAGGCGGTCCCGGACACCCGGTTGCGCTGGTGGACCGAGCTGCCGCTGATCTTCCTGGTGTACGCCTGCTACACGGCGGGGCGGCTGCTGGCCCGAAGCGATGTGGCGGGTGCCGTCGACCACGGTCTGACGATCCTGCGCATCGAGAAGGTCCTGCGCATCAACGCCGAGCACCCCCTCAACCGGCTGTTCACGAGCGAGGCGTGGCTGGGCGTACCGGCCGACTTCTGGTACGCGTCGCTGCACTACGTGGTCACGCCCGCCGTCCTGGTCTGGCTGTTCCGGACGCACGCCGTGCGCTACCGCGCGGCCCGCACCTGGCTGATGACGTCCACCTTCATCGGCCTGATCGGCTTCACCCTGCTGCCGACCTGCCCGCCCCGTCTGCTCGCCGAGAGCTACGGTTTCGTGGACACGATGGCCCAGTACAGCTCGTACGGCTGGTGGGGCGGCGAGGCGAGCGCACCGCGTGGCATGGGCGGTATGACCAACCAGTACGCCGCCATGCCGAGTCTGCACGTGGGCTGGGCGCTGTGGTGCGGACTGATGCTGTGGCGTCACGGCAGGACGCGCACCGCGAAGACCGCCGGTGTCGTCTATCCGCTGGTGACGACGATCGTGGTGATGGGCACCGCGAACCACTACTTCCTGGACGCGGTCGCGGGCGCGGCGGTGATGGGCGTCGGGCTGCTTCTCGCGCCGCATGTCACGAGGGTCGCGGAGCGCGCGGGGACGCGGTTGCGGGCCCGGTTCCCGGTCGTCGCGGGGGACGCTCCCGGCACACATGCCTCAATTGTCAGTGCCGGATGCCAGACTTCCGCGGGTGAGCACATTCCACGGCAGCGCGATTCCCGGTTCGCAGGCGGAGCCGAGCCGAGTGCCTCCCCCACGGACGCGGGAGACGGCGCTCCGGCAGCGGCTCGCTGA
- a CDS encoding AAA family ATPase, which produces MTPRDFDPGALAARATGAILHDTLHGTHRGVVVDSPPGAGKSTLVVRAALELADAGRPLMVVAQTNAQVDDLVLRLAEKNPDLPVGRLHSSDSDPYDKALDDLPNVRKSAKAGDLGGLAVVISTAAKWGHVKVDEPWRHAIVDEAYQMRSDALLAVAGLFERALFVGDPGQLDPFAIVGSEQWAGLSYDPSASAVTTLLAHNPELPQHRLPVSWRLPASAAPLVSDAFYPYTPFRSGTDHDDRRLAFAVPSDGSGPDRVIDEAAESGWGLLELPARHTPRTDPEAVRAVAAVVRRLLDRGGAATSERGPDPAPLTADRVAVGTAHRDQAAAVRAALADLGVTEVTVDTANRLQGREFDVTVVLHPLSGRPDATAFHLETGRLCVLASRHRHACIVVCRAGVTDLLDDYPSTEPVQLGTVVKFPDGWEANHAVLAHLAEHRVVWRP; this is translated from the coding sequence GTGACCCCTCGGGACTTCGACCCCGGTGCCCTGGCGGCCCGCGCCACCGGGGCGATCCTCCACGACACCCTGCACGGCACACACCGCGGTGTCGTCGTCGACTCCCCGCCGGGCGCCGGGAAGTCCACCCTCGTCGTCCGTGCCGCGCTCGAACTCGCCGACGCCGGGCGGCCGTTGATGGTCGTCGCGCAGACCAACGCCCAGGTCGACGACCTGGTGCTGCGGCTCGCCGAGAAGAACCCCGACCTGCCGGTGGGCCGGCTGCACAGCAGCGACAGCGACCCGTACGACAAGGCGCTGGACGACCTGCCCAACGTACGGAAGTCGGCGAAGGCGGGCGATCTCGGCGGGCTGGCCGTGGTGATCTCCACGGCCGCCAAGTGGGGACATGTGAAGGTCGACGAGCCGTGGCGGCACGCGATCGTCGACGAGGCCTACCAGATGCGCTCGGACGCGCTGCTGGCGGTGGCGGGGCTCTTCGAGCGGGCCCTGTTCGTGGGCGACCCGGGTCAGCTGGACCCGTTCGCGATCGTCGGCAGCGAGCAGTGGGCGGGCCTGTCGTACGACCCCTCGGCCTCCGCCGTGACGACCCTGCTCGCGCACAACCCCGAGCTGCCGCAGCACCGCCTGCCGGTGTCCTGGCGGCTCCCGGCGTCGGCCGCTCCCCTGGTCTCCGACGCGTTCTATCCCTACACGCCCTTCCGTAGCGGCACGGATCACGACGACCGCCGGCTCGCCTTCGCGGTCCCCTCCGACGGGTCGGGCCCCGACAGGGTGATCGACGAGGCGGCGGAGTCGGGCTGGGGTCTGCTGGAGCTGCCCGCGCGGCACACCCCGCGGACGGATCCCGAGGCGGTCCGGGCCGTGGCGGCGGTCGTACGCCGGCTGCTGGACCGGGGCGGCGCGGCCACGTCGGAGCGCGGGCCCGACCCCGCGCCCCTGACCGCCGACCGGGTCGCCGTCGGCACGGCCCACCGCGACCAGGCGGCGGCGGTCCGCGCGGCGCTCGCCGACCTGGGCGTCACGGAGGTGACCGTCGACACGGCGAACCGCCTCCAGGGCCGCGAGTTCGACGTCACCGTCGTTCTCCACCCCCTCTCCGGCCGCCCCGACGCCACCGCGTTCCACCTGGAGACCGGCCGCCTGTGCGTACTGGCCTCCCGCCACCGGCACGCCTGCATCGTGGTCTGCCGAGCAGGCGTCACCGACCTCCTGGACGACTACCCCTCGACGGAACCGGTCCAGCTCGGCACGGTCGTGAAGTTCCCGGACGGGTGGGAGGCGAACCACGCGGTACTCGCACACCTGGCGGAACACCGGGTGGTCTGGCGACCATGA
- a CDS encoding M6 family metalloprotease domain-containing protein, translating to MDAVSREPFPEVPVPRPFPRPRLRSTAAVFTTLSALAATSLVTGPSVAEPFPAAPCALQRTAAHHSEGVGTWNSAYPRPTRELDAVMVFLSFPDSAPLTAPAQLAADHFPATSRFFQRASYGRFTLRPHPLRHWIRMPRPSTSYVMQRDWSAPHRAAYLRDALAAADGQVDFSRYDVVYFVADPDAPGVDSDATKVVNLDTPLRADGTDIRRVVTVFEQHPPDRLVLAHETGHVFDLPDLYHRPVDGKGDWDTFVGDWDLMGSQFGLAPDLFGWHKWKLGWLESRQVTCVQESGPTRLTLEPLGAGPGVPTVGAAGAPAFGLGSGTKLAVVRTGVDSALAFEARGPVGNDATACRSGILVYRVSGTAESGRGPVEVIDAHPRTDACWESSVYPPLADAPVALGESFRVPGENVRVEAEGRTASGAWTVKITVG from the coding sequence ATGGACGCGGTGTCCCGTGAACCGTTTCCGGAGGTCCCTGTGCCGCGTCCGTTTCCGCGCCCCCGACTGCGCAGCACCGCGGCCGTGTTCACCACCCTGTCGGCCCTCGCGGCGACCTCCCTCGTGACCGGCCCCTCGGTCGCCGAACCGTTTCCGGCGGCACCCTGTGCCCTCCAGCGCACCGCGGCCCACCATTCGGAGGGCGTGGGCACCTGGAACTCCGCCTATCCGCGTCCGACCCGCGAGCTGGACGCGGTGATGGTCTTCCTGTCCTTCCCGGACTCGGCACCGCTGACCGCCCCGGCCCAGCTCGCCGCCGACCACTTCCCCGCCACCAGCCGCTTCTTCCAGCGCGCCTCCTACGGCCGGTTCACCCTGCGCCCGCACCCGCTGCGGCACTGGATCCGGATGCCGAGGCCGTCGACGTCGTACGTCATGCAGCGTGACTGGAGCGCCCCGCACCGGGCCGCCTACCTGCGCGACGCACTCGCCGCGGCCGACGGGCAGGTCGACTTCTCGCGCTACGACGTCGTCTACTTCGTCGCCGATCCGGACGCGCCCGGCGTGGACTCGGACGCGACGAAGGTGGTGAACCTGGACACCCCGCTGCGGGCCGACGGGACGGACATCCGGCGGGTCGTGACGGTGTTCGAGCAGCACCCGCCGGACCGGCTGGTTCTGGCCCATGAGACCGGGCACGTCTTCGACCTTCCGGACCTGTACCACCGGCCGGTGGACGGCAAGGGCGACTGGGACACGTTCGTCGGCGACTGGGATCTGATGGGCAGCCAGTTCGGGCTGGCGCCGGATCTCTTCGGCTGGCACAAGTGGAAGCTCGGCTGGCTGGAGTCGAGGCAGGTGACGTGCGTGCAGGAGAGCGGGCCGACGCGGCTGACGTTGGAGCCGCTCGGGGCGGGCCCCGGGGTGCCCACCGTGGGCGCCGCCGGGGCGCCCGCTTTCGGGCTGGGCAGCGGGACCAAGCTCGCGGTCGTCCGTACCGGAGTCGACAGCGCGCTCGCCTTCGAGGCGCGCGGGCCGGTGGGCAACGACGCGACGGCCTGCCGGTCGGGCATCCTCGTCTACCGGGTGAGCGGCACGGCGGAGTCCGGCCGTGGTCCGGTCGAGGTGATCGACGCCCATCCGCGCACCGACGCCTGCTGGGAGAGCTCCGTCTATCCGCCCCTCGCGGACGCCCCGGTCGCCCTGGGGGAGAGCTTCAGGGTGCCCGGCGAGAACGTCCGGGTGGAGGCGGAGGGGCGGACGGCCTCGGGGGCGTGGACGGTGAAGATCACGGTCGGATGA
- a CDS encoding EAL domain-containing protein, translating into MSETSEGPTPAADLDRSAVTEGDPGTATSAGPQTYRSVFTAAPLAMAVVDREGLVVSANATLGALLGCPPDELTGRIAADLVDLASDARSWHAYREVLRGRQARLRCSRRLKHPDGRSLWAQVTVAPLSGQGPGTVLLSISDITSRRELQARLRHLQMHDPVTRLPNRTLFFERLTAALEAESCEQGGTGRVGLCYLDLDGFQAVNDTLGHRIGDRLLAAVADRLTRCADEAGLGRVSAPLVARLGGDEFALLVEDSTGTEQLADLAEAVLNSVQAPFDISGQRLSVSASIGVVERQAAGTSATGLMQAADTTLYWAKADGKARWTLFDPERNAHRMTRQALASTLRPAIERGEFVLEYQPLVGMEDGRLRGVEALVRWSHPQFGMLTPNRFIGLAEEDGSIVQLGRWVLATACRQARQWQLGHPDEPPVFVSVNVAVRQVWDSDLVADVAEILAETELAPHLLQLELTESAVMGSAGRPLQALQALSDMGVHIAIDDFGTGYSNLAYLSRLPVSVLKLDGSFVRGFQYEGEGVPPNPADEVVVEAMIQLAHRLGLTVTAECVETSAQAARLRRIGCDTGQGWLYSRPVSPDRISGLLDVRV; encoded by the coding sequence GTGAGCGAAACGTCCGAAGGGCCGACGCCCGCGGCAGACCTCGACCGGTCAGCCGTCACAGAGGGTGATCCCGGCACGGCTACCAGTGCCGGGCCCCAGACCTACCGCTCGGTGTTCACGGCCGCTCCGCTCGCGATGGCCGTCGTGGACCGCGAGGGTCTGGTCGTCAGCGCCAACGCCACGCTGGGCGCACTGCTCGGCTGCCCGCCGGACGAGCTGACCGGACGGATCGCCGCCGACCTGGTGGACCTCGCCTCCGACGCGCGCAGCTGGCACGCCTACCGGGAGGTCCTGCGCGGCCGTCAGGCCAGGCTGCGCTGCTCCCGTCGGCTCAAGCACCCCGACGGCCGGTCCCTGTGGGCACAGGTCACGGTCGCGCCCCTTTCGGGCCAGGGGCCCGGCACGGTCCTGCTGTCCATCAGCGACATCACCTCCCGCCGCGAACTCCAGGCGCGGCTAAGGCACTTGCAGATGCACGACCCGGTGACCCGGCTGCCCAACCGCACCCTGTTCTTCGAACGGCTCACGGCCGCGCTGGAGGCGGAGTCGTGCGAGCAGGGCGGCACCGGCCGGGTCGGCCTGTGCTACCTCGACCTCGACGGCTTCCAGGCCGTCAACGACACCCTCGGCCACCGGATCGGCGACCGGCTGCTGGCCGCCGTCGCCGACCGTCTCACCCGCTGCGCCGACGAGGCCGGCCTCGGACGGGTCAGTGCGCCGCTGGTGGCCCGGCTCGGCGGCGACGAGTTCGCGCTCCTCGTCGAGGACTCCACCGGCACCGAACAGCTCGCGGATCTCGCCGAGGCCGTACTGAACTCGGTCCAGGCGCCCTTCGACATCTCCGGGCAGCGGCTGTCGGTGTCGGCCTCGATCGGCGTGGTGGAACGACAGGCGGCGGGCACCAGCGCGACCGGGCTCATGCAGGCCGCCGACACCACGCTGTACTGGGCCAAGGCCGACGGCAAGGCCCGCTGGACCCTCTTCGACCCGGAGCGCAACGCCCATCGCATGACCCGGCAGGCCCTCGCCTCCACCCTGCGCCCGGCGATCGAACGCGGCGAGTTCGTACTGGAGTACCAGCCGCTGGTGGGGATGGAGGACGGCCGGCTGCGGGGTGTCGAGGCCCTGGTCCGATGGAGTCACCCGCAGTTCGGGATGCTGACGCCGAATCGGTTCATCGGACTGGCCGAGGAGGACGGCTCGATCGTGCAGCTCGGCCGCTGGGTGCTGGCCACGGCCTGCCGTCAGGCGCGGCAGTGGCAGTTGGGCCATCCGGACGAGCCGCCGGTCTTCGTGAGCGTGAACGTGGCGGTCCGTCAGGTCTGGGACTCCGACCTGGTCGCGGACGTGGCCGAGATCCTCGCGGAGACGGAGCTGGCGCCGCACCTGCTGCAACTGGAGCTCACGGAGTCGGCGGTGATGGGCTCGGCCGGCCGGCCGCTCCAGGCGCTCCAGGCCCTCAGCGACATGGGCGTGCACATCGCCATCGACGACTTCGGCACGGGCTACTCGAACCTGGCGTACCTCAGCCGGCTGCCGGTGTCGGTGCTGAAGCTGGACGGGTCGTTCGTGCGGGGCTTCCAGTACGAGGGGGAGGGCGTCCCGCCGAACCCGGCCGACGAGGTCGTCGTCGAGGCGATGATCCAGCTTGCCCACCGGCTGGGGCTGACGGTCACCGCGGAATGCGTGGAGACGTCCGCGCAGGCCGCGCGGCTGCGGCGGATCGGCTGCGACACCGGCCAGGGGTGGCTGTACTCACGGCCGGTGTCGCCGGATCGTATCTCCGGATTGTTGGATGTACGGGTCTGA
- a CDS encoding LLM class flavin-dependent oxidoreductase — protein MTATPDETRGTPHGTAPTPLSVLDLVTVGAGRTATDALRTSVEIAKLAESRHFHRYWVAEHHSMPGVASSSPAVILAHLAAHTTRIRLGSGGVMLPNHAPLVIAEQFGTLEAMAPGRVDLGLGRAPGTDGATAAALRRSDRLNEGADDFPQQLAELIRFLDDDFPDGHRYRRIHAVPGPIQATSPGGVQSPHRPPVWLLGSSGFSARLAGELGLPFAFAHHFSAQNTVPALDLYRESFQPSAVLDQPYALIGVSALATEDEKEARRQVLAAALNMVRLRTGRPGLVPTPEEAEAYEFSPMEREFVDSWNANVIHGTPDEVRSGLDDLHKRTGADELMITGNAHSGDVRLRSYELIADAYGLPTA, from the coding sequence GTGACCGCAACGCCAGACGAGACCCGGGGAACACCACACGGCACCGCCCCCACCCCGCTCTCCGTCCTGGACCTGGTCACCGTCGGTGCCGGCCGCACCGCCACCGACGCCCTCCGCACCAGCGTCGAGATAGCCAAGCTCGCGGAGTCCCGCCACTTCCACCGCTACTGGGTCGCCGAACACCACTCCATGCCGGGCGTGGCGTCCAGTTCCCCGGCCGTGATCCTCGCCCACCTCGCCGCCCACACCACCCGCATCCGCCTCGGCTCGGGCGGCGTGATGCTCCCCAACCACGCCCCGCTGGTGATCGCGGAACAGTTCGGCACCCTGGAGGCGATGGCCCCGGGCCGCGTAGACCTCGGCCTCGGCCGCGCCCCGGGCACCGACGGCGCCACCGCCGCCGCCCTGCGCCGCAGCGACCGGCTCAACGAGGGCGCCGACGACTTCCCCCAGCAGCTCGCGGAGCTCATCCGCTTCCTCGACGACGACTTCCCGGACGGCCACCGCTACCGCCGTATCCACGCCGTCCCCGGCCCCATCCAGGCGACCTCCCCGGGCGGCGTCCAGTCCCCGCACCGCCCGCCCGTCTGGCTCCTGGGCTCCTCCGGCTTCAGCGCCCGCCTCGCCGGCGAGCTCGGCCTGCCCTTCGCCTTCGCGCACCACTTCTCGGCCCAGAACACCGTCCCGGCCCTGGACCTGTACCGCGAGTCCTTCCAGCCGTCCGCCGTCCTGGACCAGCCGTACGCCCTCATCGGCGTCTCCGCCCTCGCCACCGAGGACGAGAAGGAAGCGCGCCGGCAGGTCCTGGCCGCCGCCCTGAACATGGTGCGCCTGCGCACCGGGCGACCGGGACTCGTCCCCACCCCCGAAGAGGCCGAGGCCTACGAGTTCAGTCCGATGGAGCGCGAGTTCGTCGACTCCTGGAACGCCAACGTCATCCACGGCACCCCCGACGAGGTCCGCTCCGGCCTCGACGACCTCCACAAGCGCACCGGCGCCGACGAGCTGATGATCACGGGCAACGCGCACAGCGGCGACGTACGCCTGCGTTCCTACGAGCTCATCGCGGACGCCTACGGACTGCCGACCGCCTGA